A window of Edaphobacter lichenicola contains these coding sequences:
- the fumC gene encoding class II fumarate hydratase, which produces MAAQELYVLKQIPIGVDATGKRKETDSMGEVEVPADHYWGAQTERSLIHFAIGDDRMPKQVYHAYGYVKNAAALVNAAAGRLDRRQADAISTVADEVIAGKLDSEFPLFVWQSGSGTQSNMNVNEVISNRAIQLLGGVLGSKAPIHPNDHVNMAQSSNDTFPTAMHIASALEVKKYLLPRVEALASAIEDKAKQWRDVVKIGRTHLEDAVPVTVGQEWSGYAVQLRDAMALIDRSLEGIYQLAAGGTVVGTGLNAPPHFGEDIAAKIAELTGMPFVTAPNKFAAQGSLDAMVNAHAALRSLAVALMKIANDMRWLASGPRCGLGELVLPANEPGSSIMPGKVNPTQCEAMVMICIQVIGDDTAVAFAGSQGNFELNAMRPIIINNFIHSARILADGCEKFRVFSVDGTMLNEKRIVQFVQNSLMLVTALSPVIGYDKASKIAHKAHEEETTLKEAALATGWIDEKAFDQVVDLKKMVFPHN; this is translated from the coding sequence ATGGCTGCACAAGAGTTGTATGTGCTGAAGCAGATTCCCATAGGCGTCGATGCGACGGGAAAGCGAAAAGAGACGGATTCGATGGGCGAAGTCGAGGTTCCGGCAGACCACTACTGGGGCGCCCAGACCGAGCGTTCGCTGATTCACTTTGCCATCGGGGACGACCGCATGCCGAAGCAGGTGTATCACGCTTACGGCTATGTGAAAAACGCAGCCGCTCTGGTGAATGCCGCTGCAGGGCGCCTCGACCGGAGGCAGGCCGATGCAATATCGACCGTTGCGGACGAGGTGATCGCCGGCAAGCTGGATAGCGAGTTCCCGCTCTTTGTCTGGCAGAGCGGCTCGGGGACGCAGTCGAACATGAACGTCAACGAAGTAATCTCCAACCGCGCGATTCAGTTGCTCGGCGGAGTGCTGGGGAGCAAGGCGCCGATCCACCCGAATGACCACGTCAATATGGCGCAGTCGTCGAATGATACCTTTCCGACGGCGATGCATATTGCCAGCGCCCTTGAGGTGAAGAAGTATCTGTTACCTAGAGTGGAAGCCCTGGCTTCGGCGATAGAGGACAAGGCGAAGCAGTGGCGCGATGTCGTTAAGATTGGCCGTACGCATCTGGAAGACGCTGTGCCTGTGACGGTCGGCCAGGAGTGGTCGGGCTATGCGGTTCAACTGCGCGACGCGATGGCGTTGATCGACAGGTCTCTCGAGGGGATCTATCAACTGGCGGCTGGTGGCACTGTGGTAGGTACGGGGTTGAACGCTCCCCCTCACTTTGGGGAGGATATCGCTGCGAAGATCGCGGAGTTGACGGGGATGCCGTTTGTCACAGCGCCAAACAAGTTTGCCGCCCAGGGGTCGCTCGACGCGATGGTGAATGCGCATGCCGCGCTGCGCTCTCTGGCGGTCGCTCTGATGAAGATTGCGAATGATATGCGATGGCTGGCATCCGGTCCGCGGTGTGGCCTTGGCGAACTGGTGCTGCCTGCGAATGAGCCTGGCTCTTCGATCATGCCCGGGAAGGTGAATCCGACGCAGTGTGAAGCGATGGTGATGATCTGTATTCAAGTGATCGGAGACGATACGGCCGTAGCGTTCGCGGGCTCGCAGGGCAACTTCGAATTGAATGCGATGCGGCCGATCATCATCAACAACTTCATTCATTCGGCGCGGATTCTGGCCGATGGGTGCGAGAAGTTTCGGGTCTTCTCGGTTGACGGGACCATGCTGAATGAAAAACGCATCGTCCAGTTTGTTCAGAACTCTCTGATGCTGGTGACGGCGCTTAGTCCTGTGATCGGCTACGACAAGGCGTCGAAGATTGCCCACAAGGCGCACGAGGAAGAGACGACCCTGAAGGAGGCGGCGCTGGCGACTGGATGGATCGACGAAAAGGCGTTTGATCAGGTTGTGGATCTGAAGAAGATGGTCTTTCCTCACAATTGA
- a CDS encoding NAD(P)-dependent oxidoreductase: MHQNFLTGFAPIHLRLSLLTSFKGAQRKMAKLGFLGLGIMGGPMALRLIEAGHQVALWSFSENKVAALADKGGIACATPADVARHSDCTFLCVGDTEMSRSVILGAGGLVEGAAAKSIIVDCSTIAPSASRAIAAELAKKDISFLDAPCTGSKAGAEGGTLTFMVGGPKDIFEKVRPYFETMGKLLYYCGEAGMGLHAKLSQNMILGNLLQAFNESIVLSTKAGVDPEMMLDILNNSAAKSGLLTTKAPMVFARNFTTNFSVKWLEKDMELMLESAAELNVPAPLTSLSRQLYRAAIAKGFGEDDICGSIRLMEDITGTTVASRPKA, translated from the coding sequence GTGCATCAGAACTTTCTCACCGGATTCGCTCCTATACACCTACGTCTTTCACTTCTAACATCGTTTAAAGGAGCGCAACGCAAAATGGCAAAGCTTGGCTTTTTAGGATTGGGAATTATGGGTGGCCCGATGGCTCTTCGTCTGATCGAGGCAGGTCATCAGGTGGCTCTTTGGTCGTTTAGCGAGAATAAGGTTGCAGCTCTGGCCGACAAGGGTGGTATCGCATGCGCAACCCCGGCAGATGTCGCACGCCACAGCGACTGTACGTTTCTCTGCGTAGGCGATACGGAGATGTCGCGCAGTGTCATCCTGGGCGCAGGTGGTTTGGTCGAGGGCGCAGCCGCCAAGTCGATCATCGTCGACTGTAGCACCATTGCTCCCTCCGCAAGTCGCGCGATCGCTGCTGAATTGGCGAAGAAGGACATCAGTTTTCTTGACGCGCCCTGTACCGGCTCCAAGGCCGGAGCAGAGGGTGGCACGCTGACGTTTATGGTCGGCGGTCCAAAGGATATCTTCGAGAAAGTCCGCCCGTATTTTGAAACTATGGGAAAGCTTTTGTACTACTGCGGAGAAGCAGGCATGGGACTTCACGCCAAGTTGTCGCAAAACATGATCCTTGGCAATTTGCTCCAGGCCTTCAATGAAAGCATTGTCTTGAGCACAAAGGCCGGCGTCGATCCCGAGATGATGCTCGATATCCTCAATAACAGCGCGGCGAAGTCTGGTCTGCTCACCACAAAAGCTCCCATGGTCTTTGCTAGAAACTTCACCACCAACTTCTCCGTCAAGTGGCTCGAGAAAGATATGGAGCTCATGTTGGAGTCTGCGGCTGAGCTCAACGTCCCCGCACCCCTTACCTCACTCTCGCGGCAGCTCTATCGCGCAGCGATCGCCAAAGGCTTCGGCGAGGACGACATCTGCGGCTCCATTCGCCTCATGGAAGACATCACAGGCACCACAGTGGCAAGCCGTCCCAAAGCATAG